The Thermoclostridium stercorarium subsp. stercorarium DSM 8532 genome contains a region encoding:
- the ytxC gene encoding putative sporulation protein YtxC — protein MQPVRITAGDGAGELLNFLQKELVETSNDGELFKVNHEEENGLIAVECTCKGKFSGDKTFVEHLSQVLAEYLITAYDDMLLKRIAKKNYGYLKPDERREIINIAQKKIRDGSQNLFDTILKIRRKNLVTRKLADFLNQNDHIILEGFVTFRMQEYVKELEEVMDWAVRQYLIEKEYQEFIKLLTCFVQMQKPKFRCVHIIAEKDSGFSLYDENMERISDQYLLELAGEQADGIIKEEDLLISFLISAAPRQIIMHNISEIRNKELIDTIMQVFSGRVTAFND, from the coding sequence ATGCAGCCTGTCCGTATTACAGCAGGTGACGGAGCCGGTGAACTTTTGAATTTTTTGCAAAAGGAACTTGTTGAAACAAGTAACGACGGCGAATTATTCAAAGTAAACCATGAGGAGGAAAACGGCCTCATAGCCGTAGAATGCACCTGCAAAGGTAAGTTTTCCGGTGATAAGACTTTTGTCGAACATTTGTCCCAGGTTCTGGCGGAATATTTAATAACCGCATATGACGATATGTTGTTAAAACGTATAGCCAAAAAGAATTATGGGTATTTAAAACCCGATGAACGCAGGGAAATTATTAATATAGCGCAGAAAAAAATAAGGGATGGAAGTCAGAATTTGTTTGACACAATTTTGAAAATAAGGAGAAAAAATCTGGTTACAAGGAAACTTGCCGATTTTCTGAACCAGAATGATCATATAATTCTTGAGGGATTTGTAACATTCAGGATGCAGGAATATGTCAAAGAGCTTGAGGAAGTAATGGATTGGGCAGTAAGGCAATATTTGATTGAAAAGGAATATCAGGAATTTATAAAGCTTTTGACATGTTTCGTGCAGATGCAGAAACCAAAATTCAGGTGTGTTCATATAATTGCGGAAAAAGATTCCGGATTTTCTTTATATGACGAAAACATGGAAAGAATATCGGATCAGTATTTACTGGAACTGGCGGGGGAACAGGCTGACGGAATAATAAAAGAGGAGGATCTTTTAATAAGTTTCCTTATTTCTGCCGCTCCAAGACAAATAATTATGCACAATATATCCGAAATCAGAAATAAAGAGCTCATAGACACGATAATGCAGGTTTTTTCAGGCAGGGTAACGGCATTTAATGATTGA
- a CDS encoding PucR family transcriptional regulator, protein MSAKIFQSLVYRVKEILGCDVDITDTNGTVFASTRRNAVGECNEEVMEFIESNEQYAETENAAFMKVGESKGNLDFIAVVYGNLQDRKKAMELICLSIENARLYYEEKFDKNNFIKNVVLGNILPGDISLRAKELRVKDDVRRIVYSIHTEKSKDIHAYNIIQSLFPNDSKDFVVLLDDQNTVLVKELKEKETEEDIYRKARIIIDTLNTELMVKASVGIGSEVTRLRDISRSYKDAQTALAIGKIFETDKDIIDYNHLGIGRLIYQLPTTLCKLFLNEVFKDNVYEQIDQETMITIKKFFENSLNVSETSRQLFVHRNTLVYRLDKIQKLTGMDLRKFEDAMLFKVAMMVKRYLDETSK, encoded by the coding sequence TTGTCGGCTAAGATTTTTCAGTCTCTTGTCTATCGCGTAAAGGAGATACTTGGTTGCGACGTGGACATAACCGACACCAACGGTACAGTTTTTGCCAGTACAAGAAGGAATGCGGTAGGGGAATGCAACGAAGAGGTAATGGAATTTATTGAATCGAATGAACAGTACGCCGAGACCGAAAATGCCGCTTTCATGAAGGTCGGTGAAAGCAAGGGCAATCTGGATTTTATTGCTGTAGTTTACGGTAATTTGCAGGACCGTAAAAAGGCGATGGAACTTATTTGTCTTTCGATAGAGAATGCAAGGCTGTACTATGAGGAAAAATTCGACAAGAATAATTTTATAAAAAATGTGGTTCTGGGCAACATTTTACCCGGCGATATTTCCCTTAGGGCAAAAGAGCTGAGAGTTAAGGACGATGTGCGAAGAATAGTGTATTCAATTCATACTGAGAAATCCAAGGATATTCATGCATATAACATAATACAAAGCCTTTTTCCGAACGATTCAAAGGATTTCGTCGTGCTTCTCGACGATCAGAACACCGTATTGGTAAAGGAATTGAAGGAAAAGGAAACCGAAGAGGATATTTACCGCAAGGCGAGGATTATAATAGATACGCTGAATACTGAGCTGATGGTTAAAGCATCGGTGGGAATAGGCTCAGAGGTTACCAGGCTCCGTGATATTTCCCGTTCCTATAAGGATGCCCAGACTGCGCTCGCGATAGGCAAGATTTTTGAGACCGACAAGGACATAATAGATTACAATCATTTGGGGATTGGCCGCTTAATTTATCAGCTTCCTACAACTCTTTGCAAACTGTTCCTGAATGAAGTTTTTAAGGACAATGTTTATGAACAGATAGATCAGGAAACAATGATCACAATTAAGAAGTTTTTTGAAAACAGCCTTAATGTCAGCGAAACTTCAAGACAGCTGTTTGTACATAGGAATACCCTTGTTTACAGGCTGGACAAGATTCAGAAGCTTACAGGCATGGATTTGCGCAAGTTTGAAGACGCCATGCTGTTTAAGGTGGCCATGATGGTCAAGAGGTATCTTGATGAAACAAGCAAATAA